One genomic region from Candidatus Poribacteria bacterium encodes:
- a CDS encoding M15 family metallopeptidase — DDELLAKMGALGKEVGLSWAGDWKRFRESVHFELPDWRERVKDLP, encoded by the coding sequence ACGACGATGAGCTGCTGGCGAAGATGGGCGCTCTGGGCAAGGAGGTCGGCTTGAGCTGGGCTGGCGACTGGAAGCGGTTCCGCGAGTCGGTCCACTTCGAGCTGCCGGACTGGCGGGAGCGCGTGA